CCTGTGGGTGAAGCCAGATGTTGGCATCCACTCCCCAGGGTTCACTTGGAACAGAATGAGTCCGCCTGGGGGCGTCTGTGGCTGGAGGTACCAGACACAGCCGCCTCCAACTCCATGGTGATGGTGACAGTGACTGCAAAGGATGGAGAAGCCAGCACGATGCCCCCAACCCATGCCTTCCTCCGGCTCCTGGTGCGGGCCCCCGCCCCGCAGGTGAGTGCCCCCACTTTCAATTGCAGGAtaggcaggggaaggggaaggtggtGCAGGATTAATCTGGGGGCAACCACCCTGACAGTCTCTAATTCTCCTCAGGACCAGCTCCCTGCTCCCGCCTACTCGACTGACTCAGTCCTCAACACCTCCagccctgccttccatctttccaccTCCATGACTCAGGGCGGGGCTTGGGGAGGGCTGCTGGGCAAACCCTGGTGGACCTCATTTGCGGGGATGTTGCTTTTGCTCAGCCTGGGCCCCTGGTGATACAGCAGCCCCTGGATGGAAGGGTCTCCAGCGCTGTGCACCATCTTGTCCACTGGTGAGAAGATAGGAGGGGCCTCTACCTCTCCAGGTGGGATAGAGGTTTTCCTTCTCATCCACTTGCCTTTCTTTCCAAGACTGGGAAAGAGAGTGTTGGATTTCCCACAATGCACTTTCCCTAAcccttgtggggggggggggaaacaaCAGACTCATTTTTGGAGAaagttgctttttctttctctgcagcaTCTTTGTTCCACTAATTTATGCTCTCTCCCAAGCTCAGGTGGAGGGGAAGATATGTGGGGCAGTGTCTAAGACTGGAAGTGGGGAGGAGGGTTCCCTACCTCCTACCCAAAGTGTTATTGACATTCTGGAGgtgctcctattttatttttgaaattctggagaggcttctattttatttttgtatttaaaattgaaGGACAATGCCAATAAACATGTCTTCTCCCCAGAGAGATTTCAGAGAAAGATCACTTATGTACATCGTATCGGAAAGAGtggggggctttccaggtgggtgctagtggtaaagaaccaatgcaggagatgtaagaagtgcaggttcgatcctgggtcaggaagattccctggaggagggcatggcaacccactcaggtattcttgcctggagaatccccatggatagaggagcctggtgggctcgcaaagggttggacatgactgaagcaactgagcatgcatgcatagggAAGAGTGAGAGCATGAAAtgccaaaaaacataaaatggaagtttTCAGGAGCAGAGAAGAAACTTTACACCAGTATATTTGGATTTCAGCTGACCTGCCACCCAGAGccatttagttgctgagtcagaATAAGGAGGCTGGGGATTCTCTCAGTCTCGCCGGCATGACTGAGGGGACCAAAGGAGCCTTTAGACACGGGTAGGGCCTCTCCGTCCATGGGGGCAGCCTGGCTGAGCCATCACCCCTGTTGGCTGAATGCCTCCTTTCTGCTGCCTtgacatctcctggagaagaggagagagacagtctGGACGTCTGTGTTCCTCACTCCCACGGCCAGCCGGCCAGGGCtcctgccgcccccccccccccccccgactcaCCTGTTGCCACCACATGTCCTGTTTCCTTGGCCTTCCCTTCCAGTCCTGGGTGGTGCAGGAACTAGCTTTGTTTGGGGAATGTGGGAAGAACTGGGGGGAAATGCGATGTTTTGTTAGACCAGTGCTGACTCAAGTCCCTTCTTCATCCCCATTTCCCAAAAGTCTAAACTAAAAACAATAAACTCACCTTCCCCTGAAGCAGATTCTGCAAGCAGATGTTCACTCTCTGAATCTGGGCTAACTGGGGGCCACCAGGCTCTGAGTGTAAATCCGttagaaaattctaaaggagGAATTGGAGGCAGACAACATGGTGAAAACTTGAGCTCAATCTGCCACTCTTCTCCTGTAACCACAGGCCATTCCTCTCCTCCATCCAGACCCCTCATCCCAGTTCCCTGCCAGGCAGGTGGGCAATTTCAGTACTCTATGCTTCATCTCTGTAATAGTCCAGTTCTTCAGCCCCTCAAATGGCATAGTCCCCACTTTCTCTATTCTTTATGgatcctccctgcccatcacagcTCATTGGAACAATCCAGGCCACTCCCCCAGCTCCATGGAGTGATCCAAATTGTGTCCCTCTGAATAGAATGCTGACCAGCCTCCTCTAGGCCCAACTATGAACACCAACCTAACACTTGGTGGCATCCTGTCATTACAATGCTGCTTCCCATTCTTGATCCCTGTCCATTAACTCTTGCCTTTCCAGGATGGTGTCAGGCTGTGTTTACCCATCCCTGCgacccctgcccccccaccccttgGGTCAGCCCCATACCTCACCAAGGGCCCCCACGTGCAGCTGCTGTTGCTGAGCCTCCCTCAGACGGCCCTCATACCAGGCCTGGCTATGCTCCAGCAGCTCCAGCCCCTGCCAAAGGGCGTCCTGCTCTCGCTCCAGTGCCTGCATCCTCTGCAGCTGAAAAGGCAAGGAGCAAAGGCTGACTCACTCTACAGCAGGGCGATAGGCCATGCTTGGCTTCACTGTGTGGTTGGGTTCACTGTCTGGTCACTGACCATGAGCCCAGACTGGCCACTGAGGACCTGCAGGGCGAGCGAAAGCAGGGGGCTGGAGCTGTGAGTCCTCAAAGTTGACAGGGACTGTAGGAGACTGATCTAGGGAAGTGGGCTTCCCCAGGATTTCTTGTGGGACTGATACTCACCCAGAGGAAGAAGCTCCGGGCCCCTGGGTCTTGGCGACTTGTCTCCAGTGGCAGCAACAGAACTGTGTAGGGGGCTTGCACCAGGGGCCACCCACCAGGACCCCGGCTCCCCATGGCTCTGAGGTGGGAAGGGTGGAGCCACGCCCACTGGTGCAGGGCTGGGCCCTCCCTTTCCCCCAGCCTTGTTCTGGTCCTGCCTAGTCTTTCGGCCTCTCAGAGCCCTTCCAGCTGGGTCTGTCTGAGGCCGGGGTATTCCTACTTTGAGGGAAAAGAACATCTTGGACTTCTGTCTTCCCTCTCATCTGTTTTTGTAGGGCCAGTTGCAGTGGCTGGTTCTCAGAAAGTCCCCCAGGTAGAGCCCAAGGCCTCCCTCCACCAGTGATACTGTATTTACAGTGAGGCAAGGCAGGTTCCTCTATAGACTGCTGCTTCCTGTTTCATCTCTTTCCTACTTGCTTCGCTTTTTTTTGGCTGGTCTAAGAAAACAACAACTTTCTCCAAAATGAGCTTTATTATTAACATGAAACAGAATTTCCAGGGAAACTGAGAACTCTGGGTCTGAGGGAGGTAAGgaaacaaggaggcctggcagtGTTCAGGGGTTTGGGACCTGGAGGAGGGCCCAGGAAGGACTCTCAGAGGATGGTGGTGGCAGCAGGCAGCACCTCCTGACTCATGAAAACGTCCAGGTCCAGGCtgggatcttccaaatccagttTCAGAAACTTATCTACTAATGTCTGGCAActgaagggagagaaaagaagtgaggtttgggggaggatggataaCAGAGTCCCTGAGCAGAGGGGAGAGGATGCAGCACAGGAAATCCATGACCTTGAGAATTTAGGAATTTCAGGAAGAAACTGTGAATCGTTAAAGGGCAAAGAGGCTGTCTAAGTCCCTGGAGGGGGCAGAGGAGCTGCAGAACATGGACCCTGAGAACAAGGACCCAGGGCCTGCACTCACTTTTCCATTTGCTTCTCCTTTAGCAGCTCCTTGACAGGTTTGATGGGCTTTCCACTGCGGATCAAGTCCGAAACCTGGGACCAAGGAGgaaggggtaggggtggggttgGGTATTGGGTAAGAGAAGAGAAAGTATGGGTCAGAAATTCCATGGGCCCAGAAATCCAGACCCCTGAGAGAAGCAGGGACAGTGAATGGAGGTGGTTGCTCTTTGGGCCCCACCTGCTTGCCTCGAGCAATGAGTTTCTCAGGAAGCCCAGCCTGCGCAGCTGTGTGGGAGGCGTGGCTGGCACAGGCAACACCTTCGCAAACTTGATAGAAGAAGACAAGGTCGTTCCCATCCTCACAGGTCTCCATGGTcttcaaagagaataaaagaggGCAGTGTTCAGTCATTCTGCTTCCTGCCCCAATACCCTTGGTCAGTCACTGTTGAGAGTAAGAAACGGGAAGGGACAAGGTCCCTGTTCTGATGCAGGAGCCAGTTCCCAGCTCTGGGAAATGCTCAGCCTCGGGGTCCCTGGGGAGCTGGGTAGGTCTCCTCACCAAGTACTGCACAAGCGGCCCCTGCGGCAGCAGCTGCAGCTGAACAAGGCTCAGAAAGTTGGTGGCCACAAAGACATTGGGACACGTGGGTCCGAGTGCCAGCCAGTGTCGGATCACGGCAGCCAGCAGCGCGAGCCCATCCACCTGCGAGGAGTGCAGGGTAGCGCAGGGTGAAGGTGTGGAGCCACAGGGCCCCGTGCGCCCCCTCTTCCTGCCGGGCCTTCCCCCCTCATGCCCACACACCCCTATTCTTTTCCAGAGGCCCAGCCCCGCCCTCCTGCTCCTCCGCCCTCCATTTTCCTCTCCTTAGCTCCTTACCGTGTTGGTTCCCTTTCCGAATTCATCCACAAGGACCAGCGAGCGCTCGGTGGCATTGTTCACCGCTTTCGCCACCTGCTGGGCACCCGGTGGATAAGGGAGAGTTTCATAAACATTCGAGGCCTGGCACTGACCAGTGTGCCTACGAGTAAAGCTGCTTGAATACATGTCCACCCTACCGAACTGCAAGTTCTTTAATGGCAAGACCCATGTTTTGTTCATCCTTTCACTGACAACAGCGCGTCACACAAAGCCAGGGACTGGCAAAGGTTCATGGTATTGATTCTCCTGGTTTCTGAATTGGGTGCTCCCTGCCCCTAGCATAGAGAACAGGCAGCAGAAGGAAAGCTTTTTCTGTTCTGACCATTTTTCAGGGCTAGGGTTCCTTCCCCAttaccccctcccccaaccctgcctCTTCTTAACCTGGTTGAGGTCGATCATGAAGGTGGAAAGGCCAAGGGAGATGGATTCACAGCTGTGAATTCGGGTGAAGATGGCGTCTACTGCCCCGATTTCAGCTTCCTCTGCCGGCACAAAGCTGCCCACCAGGGCCATGAATGTGATCAAGCCTACCTGAATAAGGGAGGAGACAGGTACAGTGCCTGGTGGTATGGGCTGAGGTGAAGGTGAGGCTAATCTCAGGGGAGAATGATAGATCAAGATAGAGGGACACAGTTTAACAGCCCCTTCGGCTCACTTTAGAGTAAGTGAAAAGGGGCAGGAAGTAGGCAGAGGCATGCTTAGGAACCGTGTGGATCTCCTCaagaggtgggagaggaggatTCAGGTCAGAGGATGGTCATTAGCACACGGCCCTCCCTCAGGTAGAGAATGAGAACATGGAAGGGAGAGGGACAGCAGGTGTGAGTCTTTTCATGACACGTGGGGTCAGAGCAAAGTGGAGAAGAGCGGTGGGAACCTTGGTTGATTGGCAGGTGGGGGGTGGAGATGATGGAGAAGAGAATGCAGAGATTCGTCTACCTGTTTGAGGTATATGCTCTTCCCTGAGGAGTTGGGTCCAGTGATGACTTTGACCCTCCCTGTGTCCCCCCCGCACTCTGCAGAGTTGGGCACGAAGGTTCGGGCACAGAGTTCCATCAGCGGATGCCTGTAGCCGGTGGAAAGTTACCTTGCATGTGGCCTGTGGATCCAGAAGATGGGGCCTTTGGACCCCCCGCCCCGTGTCTATTCCTCCACCCATTTCTGTCCTCACCTGCCATTCTGGATTCGTACCCCGAGGAGCTGTGGGGAGTAACGGGGCCTTGAATAGCCGTAGTCCCGGGCGGCACTGGCAAGAGCCAACAGGACGTCCAGGCGGGAGGCAAGGTCCAACACCCGGGTCAAGATGGCTGCCCGTGCCAGCACCTGGCATTGCAGCTGGTGCATCAGCAGAGTCTCCTggtctgggggcaggggagggaaggagctGGTGTCAGCTTCAGGGGAGAGCAAAGCAGAGACAAAGAAGCCAGCAGACGAACCTAGAAACCATCTGAAATCCCAGAGATACTCAGAAAAGGCAGagtcagagagagggagagggaataGCAGGAAGGAAAGGAGCCTATCAGAATCACCTCCACGCTGCCCGGTCCGCTCCAGCCACTCGCTTCTCCTCACCCCGGATGTCACAGTGCAGGTCCCCCAGCAGTGAGTCCAGCTCCTTGGTTCGAGCACTTCGATAGTGCAGCTTCTCCTCTGAGAGGAACTGGGTACAAGGGTTCAAAGCTATGGGCTTTGCATCTCTCCAtcctcatcctctctcaccccaccccagccctggccttgatttctttctcctttgtctcAGAGCTGGTAAAGATACAACAGTGAAAGAGGGATCCCACACTGGGCAGAGCTGATGGGGAAAGGCCCTCCCTCAGCTGCTGATTGCCTTTCCTTATTGCCCCCTACAGAGGTCAAGGGCCTCACCATGAAGTCCAGACCTTCAATCTCAAAGTCACTGGTCTCCACCATGGAAGGCAGGCGGGGAATAGAAAGAAGGAAGCCGATCTGAGGAGAGTAAAGAAGAGATAAAGCAAGGAGTGATGCTCTGGGCACTTTCTTTATAAGTAGCCAGAGTCCCCTGTGTCCCCCAAATGTTTCCCTCAGGGACCTAAGCACCAAAAAGTGTTCATGTTCTTCTGATTTTTCCAGGAGTTTTCTTATCTATCAATGTGTCCTTCCTAAGCCTCATGTCTCCCTAACGCCCCCAGGGAGTGCaccacccctgcctcctgccctcaccaGAGGGATGTAGATGACACTGCATGAAGGAATCCGGGAGTCCAGATTCTCCAGCTCCTTCCGAGCCACCTCAGTGAGGAAACTGGGAAGTCCCATCAGTCTTCGTTTTTCTAAGAGCGTGGAAGACACGTGGATATCAAAAGTAAGGCTCCCGCCCTGGTTGCAATGATCACCCCCACTTGGAGGGGTCGCCTGCTGAGGACGGTACCCCATCGCGGGGCAGGTTCATGTTTCGGGGCTCAGGGGCCCATCCGTACACCTAACACTCACTCTCATCAATTTCAGGATCTATGTTGGGGAGGACCGTGAAGCGATTTTCAGCAAGGCTGCCCTCGAAGTCCACCTGAGGAGACAAGAAATCCAGGTTCTTTCCATCCAGCATGATCTCGTCCTATTCCTCACCTCTACCTGGGCCCCAACTCACCCTTCAGTCCTGGCTTTAACCCTGACCCTCTAGGCCTTCAAGCACACCCCTGATGTCTGCCATCCCATCTTCTGGCCATCCAGCTGACCTCAGTGTCTCCCATGCATCCTCGTTTTCCACACCATATTCCCCAGAGCTCCCACCCGTTGCTCTCCATTATTTAGATCCATCTCTCCCCCCTAGTTTCCCAGGAGatctgcctctt
This genomic stretch from Dama dama isolate Ldn47 chromosome 7, ASM3311817v1, whole genome shotgun sequence harbors:
- the SAPCD1 gene encoding suppressor APC domain-containing protein 1, which gives rise to MGSRGPGGWPLVQAPYTVLLLPLETSRQDPGARSFFLWLQRMQALEREQDALWQGLELLEHSQAWYEGRLREAQQQQLHVGALGENFLTDLHSEPGGPQLAQIQRVNICLQNLLQGKFFPHSPNKASSCTTQDWKGRPRKQDMWWQQEMSRQQKGGIQPTGVMAQPGCPHGRRGPTRV
- the MSH5 gene encoding mutS protein homolog 5 isoform X4, whose amino-acid sequence is MASVAATPARTPNGPGPGEASASFPTVASVPGPREPEEEEEEEPAEIHLCVLWNSGYLGIAYYDTSDSTIHFMPDAPDHESLKLLQRVLDEIDPRSVVTSAKQDENMTRFLRKLASQEHREPKRPEIIFLPNVDFGLEISKQRLLSGNYSFIPDSMTTTEKILFLSSIIPFDSLLMVRALGGLLKFLGRRRIGVELEDYNVSVPILGFKKFVLTHLVSIDQDTYSVLQIFKSESHPSVYKVASGLKEGLSLFGILNRCRCKWGEKLLRLWFTRPTQDLGELNSRLDVIQFFLLPQHLDMAQMLHRLLGHIKNVPLILKRMKLSHTKVSDWQVLYKTVYSALGLRDACRSLPQSIQLFRDIAQEFSDDLHHIASLIGKVVDFEGSLAENRFTVLPNIDPEIDEKKRRLMGLPSFLTEVARKELENLDSRIPSCSVIYIPLFLSEEKLHYRSARTKELDSLLGDLHCDIRDQETLLMHQLQCQVLARAAILTRVLDLASRLDVLLALASAARDYGYSRPRYSPQLLGVRIQNGRHPLMELCARTFVPNSAECGGDTGRVKVITGPNSSGKSIYLKQVGLITFMALVGSFVPAEEAEIGAVDAIFTRIHSCESISLGLSTFMIDLNQQVAKAVNNATERSLVLVDEFGKGTNTVDGLALLAAVIRHWLALGPTCPNVFVATNFLSLVQLQLLPQGPLVQYLTMETCEDGNDLVFFYQVCEGVACASHASHTAAQAGLPEKLIARGKQVSDLIRSGKPIKPVKELLKEKQMENCQTLVDKFLKLDLEDPSLDLDVFMSQEVLPAATTIL
- the MSH5 gene encoding mutS protein homolog 5 isoform X3; its protein translation is MASVAATPARTPNGPGPGEASASFPTVASVPGPREPEEEEEEEPAEIHLCVLWNSGYLGIAYYDTSDSTIHFMPDAPDHESLKLLQRVLDEIDPRSVVTSAKQDENMTRFLRKLASQEHREPKRPEIIFLPNVDFGLEISKQRLLSGNYSFIPDSMTTTEKILFLSSIIPFDSLLMVRALGGLLKFLGRRRIGVELEDYNVSVPILGFKKFVLTHLVSIDQDTYSVLQIFKSESHPSVYKVASGLKEGLSLFGILNRCRCKWGEKLLRLWFTRPTQDLGELNSRLDVIQFFLLPQHLDMAQMLHRLLGHIKNVPLILKRMKLSHTKVSDWQVLYKTVYSALGLRDACRSLPQSIQLFRDIAQEFSDDLHHIASLIGKVVDFEGSLAENRFTVLPNIDPEIDEKKRRLMGLPSFLTEVARKELENLDSRIPSCSVIYIPLIGFLLSIPRLPSMVETSDFEIEGLDFMFLSEEKLHYRSARTKELDSLLGDLHCDIRDQETLLMHQLQCQVLARAAILTRVLDLASRLDVLLALASAARDYGYSRPRYSPQLLGVRIQNGRHPLMELCARTFVPNSAECGGDTGRVKVITGPNSSGKSIYLKQVGLITFMALVGSFVPAEEAEIGAVDAIFTRIHSCESISLGLSTFMIDLNQVAKAVNNATERSLVLVDEFGKGTNTVDGLALLAAVIRHWLALGPTCPNVFVATNFLSLVQLQLLPQGPLVQYLTMETCEDGNDLVFFYQVCEGVACASHASHTAAQAGLPEKLIARGKQVSDLIRSGKPIKPVKELLKEKQMENCQTLVDKFLKLDLEDPSLDLDVFMSQEVLPAATTIL
- the MSH5 gene encoding mutS protein homolog 5 isoform X2 encodes the protein MASVAATPARTPNGPGPGEASASFPTVASVPGPREPEEEEEEEPAEIHLCVLWNSGYLGIAYYDTSDSTIHFMPDAPDHESLKLLQRVLDEIDPRSVVTSAKQDENMTRFLRKLASQEHREPKRPEIIFLPNVDFGLEISKQRLLSGNYSFIPDSMTTTEKILFLSSIIPFDSLLMVRALGGLLKFLGRRRIGVELEDYNVSVPILGFKKFVLTHLVSIDQDTYSVLQIFKSESHPSVYKVASGLKEGLSLFGILNRCRCKWGEKLLRLWFTRPTQDLGELNSRLDVIQFFLLPQHLDMAQMLHRLLGHIKNVPLILKRMKLSHTKVSDWQVLYKTVYSALGLRDACRSLPQSIQLFRDIAQEFSDDLHHIASLIGKVVDFEGSLAENRFTVLPNIDPEIDEKKRRLMGLPSFLTEVARKELENLDSRIPSCSVIYIPLIGFLLSIPRLPSMVETSDFEIEGLDFMFLSEEKLHYRSARTKELDSLLGDLHCDIRDQETLLMHQLQCQVLARAAILTRVLDLASRLDVLLALASAARDYGYSRPRYSPQLLGVRIQNGRHPLMELCARTFVPNSAECGGDTGRVKVITGPNSSGKSIYLKQVGLITFMALVGSFVPAEEAEIGAVDAIFTRIHSCESISLGLSTFMIDLNQQVAKAVNNATERSLVLVDEFGKGTNTVDGLALLAAVIRHWLALGPTCPNVFVATNFLSLVQLQLLPQGPLVQYLTMETCEDGNDLVFFYQVCEGVACASHASHTAAQAGLPEKLIARGKQVSDLIRSGKPIKPVKELLKEKQMENCQTLVDKFLKLDLEDPSLDLDVFMSQEVLPAATTIL
- the MSH5 gene encoding mutS protein homolog 5 isoform X1 codes for the protein MASVAATPARTPNGPGPGEASASFPTVASVPGPREPEEEEEEEPAEIHLCVLWNSGYLGIAYYDTSDSTIHFMPDAPDHESLKLLQRVLDEIDPRSVVTSAKQDENMTRFLRKLASQEHREPKRPEIIFLPNVDFGLEISKQRLLSGNYSFIPDSMTTTEKILFLSSIIPFDSLLMVRALGGLLKFLGRRRIGVELEDYNVSVPILGFKKFVLTHLVSIDQDTYSVLQIFKSESHPSVYKVASGLKEGLSLFGILNRCRCKWGEKLLRLWFTRPTQDLGELNSRLDVIQFFLLPQHLDMAQMLHRLLGHIKNVPLILKRMKLSHTKVSDWQVLYKTVYSALGLRDACRSLPQSIQLFRDIAQEFSDDLHHIASLIGKVVDFEGSLAENRFTVLPNIDPEIDEKKRRLMGLPSFLTEVARKELENLDSRIPSCSVIYIPLIGFLLSIPRLPSMVETSDFEIEGLDFMFLSEEKLHYRSARTKELDSLLGDLHCDIRGEEKRVAGADRAAWRPGDSADAPAAMPGAGTGSHLDPGVGPCLPPGRPVGSCQCRPGLRLFKAPLLPTAPRGTNPEWQASADGTLCPNLRAQLCRVRGGHREGQSHHWTQLLREEHIPQTGLITFMALVGSFVPAEEAEIGAVDAIFTRIHSCESISLGLSTFMIDLNQQVAKAVNNATERSLVLVDEFGKGTNTVDGLALLAAVIRHWLALGPTCPNVFVATNFLSLVQLQLLPQGPLVQYLTMETCEDGNDLVFFYQVCEGVACASHASHTAAQAGLPEKLIARGKQVSDLIRSGKPIKPVKELLKEKQMENCQTLVDKFLKLDLEDPSLDLDVFMSQEVLPAATTIL